From one Agathobaculum sp. NTUH-O15-33 genomic stretch:
- the lysS gene encoding lysine--tRNA ligase, giving the protein MAVEQNPQAAEPTAEELHELARIRREKLAELQQAGADPFQQVRFERTHHTNEIHENFDALEGQTVRLAGRMMSKRIMGKASFSDLSDRRGRLQLYIKRDNIGEEEYKGYKKLDIGDLIGVSGEVFRTQKGEISVAVQELTLLSKNLLPLPEKWHGLKDTDMRYRQRYVDLIVNPEVRDTFEKRSAIVREIRRFMDGRGFMEVETPCLNTIPGGAAARPFITHHNALDIDMYMRIATELHLKRLIVGGLEQVYEIGRIFRNEGMDTKHNPEFTTIELYQAYTDYNGMMDITEDMIVHVCNAVLGKTKVTYQGAEIDFAKGWKRQTMADAVKEYAGIDFMNIDGEEALRQVKAKGVETEKGKESWGDLLALCFEEFVEEKLTQPTFIIDYPVEVSPLAKRMASDPRLTERFELFVFGRELANAFSELNDPIDQRGRFERQVALRAAGDDEANMMDDDFVTALEYGMPPTGGMGMGIDRLVMFLTDSASIRDVLLFPTMKPLGAD; this is encoded by the coding sequence ATGGCAGTTGAGCAAAACCCGCAGGCGGCAGAACCGACCGCCGAAGAGCTGCACGAGCTTGCGCGCATTCGCCGCGAAAAGCTCGCCGAGCTCCAGCAGGCCGGGGCCGACCCGTTCCAGCAGGTGCGCTTTGAGCGCACCCACCACACAAACGAGATCCACGAAAACTTTGACGCGCTCGAAGGGCAGACCGTTCGCCTCGCGGGCCGCATGATGTCGAAGCGCATCATGGGCAAGGCGTCCTTTTCCGACCTTTCCGACCGCCGCGGCCGGTTGCAGCTTTATATCAAGCGCGACAACATCGGCGAAGAGGAGTATAAGGGCTACAAAAAGCTGGACATCGGCGATCTGATCGGCGTCTCCGGCGAGGTTTTTCGCACCCAGAAGGGCGAGATCTCCGTTGCCGTGCAGGAGCTGACGCTGCTCTCCAAGAACCTTTTGCCCCTGCCCGAAAAGTGGCACGGCCTGAAGGATACCGATATGCGCTACCGCCAGCGCTATGTTGACCTGATCGTCAACCCCGAGGTGCGCGATACCTTTGAAAAGCGCTCCGCTATTGTGCGCGAAATTCGCCGCTTTATGGATGGCCGCGGCTTTATGGAGGTCGAGACTCCGTGCCTGAACACCATCCCCGGCGGCGCGGCGGCCCGTCCGTTCATCACGCACCATAACGCGCTCGATATCGATATGTACATGCGCATCGCGACCGAGCTGCACCTCAAGCGCCTGATCGTGGGCGGCTTGGAGCAGGTGTACGAGATCGGCCGTATCTTCCGCAACGAAGGCATGGATACCAAGCACAATCCGGAGTTTACCACCATTGAGCTTTATCAGGCCTATACCGATTATAACGGCATGATGGACATCACCGAGGATATGATCGTGCACGTGTGCAACGCGGTGCTGGGCAAAACCAAGGTGACCTATCAGGGCGCGGAGATCGACTTTGCCAAGGGCTGGAAGCGCCAGACCATGGCGGACGCGGTCAAGGAGTACGCTGGGATCGATTTTATGAATATCGACGGCGAGGAAGCCCTGCGCCAAGTAAAGGCCAAGGGCGTGGAAACCGAAAAGGGCAAGGAGAGCTGGGGCGACCTGCTCGCGTTGTGCTTTGAGGAATTTGTCGAAGAAAAGCTCACCCAGCCCACTTTCATCATCGATTACCCGGTCGAGGTATCGCCGCTGGCAAAGCGCATGGCGTCCGATCCCCGCCTGACCGAGCGGTTCGAGCTGTTTGTGTTCGGCCGCGAGCTGGCCAACGCCTTCTCCGAGCTGAACGACCCGATCGACCAGCGCGGACGCTTTGAGCGTCAGGTCGCGCTGCGCGCTGCGGGCGACGACGAAGCCAATATGATGGACGACGATTTTGTCACCGCGCTGGAATACGGCATGCCCCCCACGGGCGGCATGGGTATGGGCATCGACCGTCTGGTCATGTTCCTGACCGATTCGGCCTCCATCCGCGACGTTTTATTGTTCCCGACCATGAAACCGCTGGGCGCGGACTAA
- the greA gene encoding transcription elongation factor GreA, giving the protein MAKEFKMTQESLDKLSDELEYLKTVREKEVAEQIKEARSFGDLSENSEYDEAKNEQGKVFSRIAELENIVSHAVIINEDMYSADEVSPGCRFVVKDMEFGEEEEYHFVGSQEADPMEGKISDESPFGKAMLGKKVGKIVEVEAPSGTVKYKILEIKK; this is encoded by the coding sequence ATGGCAAAAGAATTTAAGATGACACAGGAAAGTCTGGATAAACTGAGCGACGAACTGGAATATTTAAAAACTGTACGCGAAAAAGAAGTCGCGGAACAGATCAAGGAAGCCCGCTCCTTCGGTGACCTTTCGGAGAACTCGGAGTACGACGAAGCGAAAAACGAACAGGGCAAGGTTTTCTCTCGTATCGCGGAGCTTGAGAATATTGTCTCGCACGCGGTCATTATTAATGAAGATATGTACTCGGCGGACGAGGTATCGCCCGGCTGCCGCTTTGTCGTAAAGGATATGGAGTTCGGCGAGGAAGAGGAGTACCACTTCGTCGGCTCGCAGGAAGCCGATCCCATGGAAGGCAAGATTTCCGACGAATCCCCCTTTGGCAAGGCCATGCTGGGCAAAAAGGTGGGCAAGATCGTAGAGGTGGAAGCGCCCTCCGGCACGGTCAAGTACAAGATCCTCGAAATCAAGAAGTAA
- a CDS encoding helix-turn-helix domain-containing protein, whose protein sequence is MEFFMGRRLKTARISRGLTGEQLAELCHINATYLRQIEAERKTPSLPVFISLCNELKVSPTYLLVDVLIENELSDFGVLYELWESATPAQIEIVTAMVRSALKHM, encoded by the coding sequence ATGGAGTTTTTTATGGGACGGCGCTTGAAAACAGCGCGCATTAGCCGAGGACTGACCGGTGAACAATTAGCAGAATTGTGTCACATCAACGCGACCTATCTTCGCCAAATCGAAGCAGAGCGCAAAACACCAAGTCTGCCGGTATTTATCAGCCTGTGTAACGAGCTCAAGGTATCGCCGACTTATTTACTGGTCGATGTTTTAATAGAAAACGAACTAAGCGATTTCGGCGTGCTTTACGAACTATGGGAAAGCGCAACGCCGGCACAAATTGAAATTGTGACCGCCATGGTCCGTAGTGCGTTGAAACATATGTAA
- a CDS encoding S41 family peptidase encodes MREKRVSVLTACVMCLMALAVGVAGSYAAFAWPNRAVQSKLHEIDDITNRVFVGDIDQEKLADYAATGYVAGLEDKWSYYMTAEEYEEYSLSSEGKTCGIGVSVVSSDKEIRVSEVYDDSPAEKAGVQKGDYILGADDKTTEKDGASEVISAVAGEEGTEVSVTIRKGETGEQKTLAMTRAMVVQRISWGEMLEDQIGYLRIASFHAGAAEQFKAALDGLIEQGARALIIDVRRNGGGRVTELSEALDPLLPEGTVMTLRTREGKETVYSSDAEMIDLPIAVLIDERSISAGEFFPAALQEYGRATLIGTHTTGKGRAQQTFKLSDGSAVNLSEEEYFTPKGVSLAGKGIAPDIEVNLTEEQRKNFYFLEPEEDPQLQKAIEVLK; translated from the coding sequence ATGAGGGAAAAGCGAGTTTCTGTTTTAACGGCTTGCGTGATGTGCCTGATGGCGCTCGCGGTAGGCGTGGCGGGCAGCTATGCGGCGTTTGCATGGCCCAACCGGGCGGTGCAAAGCAAGCTGCATGAAATAGACGATATTACAAACCGCGTGTTCGTGGGCGATATCGACCAAGAAAAGCTGGCCGATTACGCGGCGACCGGCTATGTCGCAGGGCTGGAGGATAAATGGTCCTATTACATGACGGCGGAGGAATACGAGGAATATAGCCTGTCGAGCGAGGGGAAGACCTGCGGTATCGGCGTTTCCGTTGTTTCGAGCGATAAGGAGATCCGCGTGAGCGAGGTTTACGACGATTCGCCGGCGGAAAAGGCGGGCGTCCAAAAGGGTGACTATATCTTGGGCGCGGACGACAAAACCACCGAAAAGGACGGGGCGAGCGAAGTGATCAGCGCCGTCGCGGGCGAAGAGGGGACCGAGGTATCCGTGACCATCCGCAAGGGCGAGACCGGCGAGCAAAAAACGCTTGCGATGACGCGCGCCATGGTGGTGCAGCGCATCTCTTGGGGCGAAATGCTGGAGGATCAGATCGGGTACTTACGCATCGCAAGCTTTCACGCGGGCGCCGCCGAGCAGTTCAAGGCGGCGCTGGACGGCCTGATCGAGCAGGGCGCGCGGGCGCTCATCATCGATGTGCGGCGCAACGGCGGCGGCCGGGTCACCGAGCTGAGCGAAGCGCTCGACCCGCTTCTGCCCGAGGGCACGGTCATGACGCTGCGCACGCGCGAGGGCAAGGAGACCGTTTATTCGTCGGACGCGGAGATGATCGACCTGCCGATCGCGGTGCTGATCGATGAACGTTCCATCTCTGCCGGCGAGTTTTTCCCGGCTGCCTTGCAGGAATATGGCCGCGCGACGCTGATTGGCACGCATACGACGGGCAAGGGCCGCGCGCAGCAGACGTTCAAGCTGTCCGACGGCTCGGCGGTCAACCTGTCGGAGGAGGAGTATTTCACACCCAAGGGTGTGAGCCTTGCGGGCAAGGGAATCGCGCCCGATATTGAGGTGAATCTTACCGAAGAGCAACGGAAGAACTTTTACTTTTTGGAGCCCGAGGAGGACCCGCAGCTGCAAAAGGCGATAGAGGTATTAAAGTAG
- a CDS encoding murein hydrolase activator EnvC family protein: MMSKKTIRMISGAIAAILVIVMVVSVVVSGLVPLAGAADADELKDKLSTLEEQKSAIKAELASLGDQVSDIEAARKALNSEIELTKQEIATVEDYISRLQTQIDVKTSELTVAEEQLQVKKDQLDECVRETYEQGDTSYLEVVLNSKSLTDMLSRIEVVTQLIDHNKKVVEEFRAAKEDIEKKRDELQTTQDEQKNYQENLSYKADELAANEKQQAALQESLEAYKSEQEAEYDRIASEMASVSSEIAAMSRQSAAAGGIPYSGTFVWPTPSCTSNSSAYGWRIHPIFGTRKFHAGEDIPAGYGAEILAAASGTVTTAGWVSGYGNYTVIDHGGGVMTAYGHQSSQVVSVGQYVEQGQVIGYVGSTGNSTGPHLHFEVYVNGQTTDPKSYFTF, from the coding sequence ATGATGAGCAAAAAGACCATTCGTATGATCTCCGGTGCGATCGCCGCGATCCTTGTGATCGTCATGGTGGTTTCCGTGGTCGTTTCCGGTCTGGTCCCTCTGGCGGGGGCGGCGGACGCGGATGAATTAAAGGATAAGCTATCCACCTTGGAGGAACAGAAATCCGCTATTAAAGCGGAACTGGCTTCTCTAGGCGATCAGGTGAGCGATATCGAGGCCGCGCGAAAAGCGCTCAACAGCGAGATCGAGCTGACCAAGCAGGAAATCGCCACGGTTGAGGATTACATAAGCCGCCTGCAAACCCAGATCGATGTGAAAACCAGCGAGTTGACGGTCGCGGAAGAGCAGTTGCAGGTCAAGAAGGATCAGCTCGACGAGTGCGTGCGCGAGACCTATGAGCAGGGCGACACTTCCTATCTGGAAGTTGTCCTTAACTCCAAAAGCCTTACGGATATGCTTTCCCGCATCGAGGTCGTCACCCAGCTGATCGACCATAACAAGAAGGTGGTCGAGGAGTTCCGCGCCGCTAAGGAAGACATTGAAAAGAAGCGCGACGAATTGCAGACCACGCAGGATGAACAGAAAAACTATCAGGAAAACCTGAGCTACAAGGCGGATGAGCTTGCGGCGAACGAAAAGCAGCAGGCCGCCTTGCAGGAAAGTCTGGAAGCCTATAAATCCGAGCAAGAGGCCGAGTATGACCGCATCGCCAGTGAAATGGCGTCCGTCAGCAGCGAAATCGCGGCGATGAGCCGCCAGTCCGCGGCGGCGGGCGGCATCCCGTATTCTGGCACCTTTGTTTGGCCCACGCCGAGCTGCACCTCCAATTCCTCGGCGTACGGCTGGCGTATCCACCCGATCTTCGGCACCCGTAAGTTCCACGCGGGCGAGGATATCCCGGCGGGCTACGGCGCGGAGATCTTGGCGGCGGCCTCCGGTACCGTCACCACCGCGGGCTGGGTTTCCGGCTATGGCAACTATACGGTCATCGACCACGGCGGCGGCGTTATGACGGCTTACGGCCACCAGTCCAGTCAGGTCGTTTCGGTGGGCCAGTATGTCGAGCAGGGACAGGTGATCGGCTATGTCGGTTCTACCGGCAACTCCACCGGCCCGCACCTTCACTTCGAGGTGTACGTCAACGGTCAGACCACCGACCCGAAGAGCTACTTTACATTTTAA
- the ftsX gene encoding permease-like cell division protein FtsX, with product MRSFSYYWKEGFRNIFSHGFMSIAAVIIMLACLLLTGTVTLIALNIDLNIVDLQKQSEIVVFIDDSLDTRAAKSLGRDFKDIENVATIEFVDRDQALANYRIDMGEDSDILDIYDSSNNPLRNSFVLTFKDASIASQTIAEIEAVEGVARVRADASAIAKLVQIQRVFNIVALAMVVALALISIFIISNTVKLAMFARREEISIQKMVGATNWFIRWPFVIEGMVLGLFAGVLAFFAEWGVYTEMQNVVSGVIPLLDLVPFDHLRYLVLGVFAGAGVLFGIGGSVTSIRKFMNV from the coding sequence ATGAGAAGCTTTAGTTATTACTGGAAGGAAGGCTTTCGCAACATTTTTTCGCACGGCTTTATGTCCATCGCCGCTGTGATCATTATGCTGGCCTGTCTCCTTCTTACCGGGACCGTGACGCTGATCGCGCTCAATATCGACCTGAATATCGTCGATTTGCAAAAGCAAAGCGAGATCGTCGTTTTCATTGACGACAGCCTCGATACCCGCGCCGCCAAAAGCCTTGGCCGCGATTTTAAGGATATTGAGAACGTCGCGACCATAGAATTCGTAGACCGCGATCAGGCGCTTGCCAACTACCGCATCGATATGGGCGAGGATTCCGATATTCTCGATATTTACGATTCGAGCAACAACCCGCTGCGCAACTCCTTTGTTTTGACCTTTAAGGACGCCAGCATCGCCAGCCAGACGATCGCCGAGATCGAAGCCGTGGAAGGCGTGGCCCGCGTTCGCGCGGATGCTTCCGCCATTGCCAAGCTGGTGCAGATTCAGCGCGTGTTCAACATTGTCGCGTTGGCCATGGTCGTGGCGTTGGCGCTCATTTCGATCTTTATCATCTCCAACACCGTAAAGCTGGCCATGTTTGCCCGCCGCGAGGAGATATCCATTCAGAAGATGGTCGGCGCGACCAACTGGTTCATCCGCTGGCCCTTTGTGATCGAGGGCATGGTGCTTGGCCTGTTCGCCGGTGTATTGGCTTTCTTTGCCGAGTGGGGCGTGTATACCGAAATGCAAAATGTTGTTTCCGGCGTCATACCGCTGCTCGATCTTGTTCCGTTTGACCACCTGCGGTATCTGGTGCTCGGCGTGTTCGCGGGAGCGGGCGTGCTGTTCGGCATCGGCGGCTCGGTTACGAGCATCCGCAAGTTTATGAATGTCTGA
- the ftsE gene encoding cell division ATP-binding protein FtsE: protein MIRMTDATMVYDNGTRAVNKVSLHIEAGEFVFLVGASGSGKTTMIKLLTGEVRPTEGRVLVNNYNIGEMKKRQIPYLRRTLGVVFQDFRLIVNKTVYENVAFAMRTIGAKSRAIKERVPYVLDLVGLAEKAGEKPMNLSGGEQQRVAVARALVNNPRLIIADEPTGNLDPARSLELMTLFEKINELGTTVLIVTHEKGLVDEFEKRVVVIDQGEIISDQTGGYYNYEKL, encoded by the coding sequence GTGATACGAATGACAGACGCCACCATGGTGTACGACAATGGCACGCGCGCTGTGAACAAAGTGAGCCTGCACATTGAAGCGGGCGAATTTGTCTTTTTGGTCGGCGCGTCCGGTTCGGGCAAAACGACCATGATAAAGCTTTTGACCGGCGAGGTGCGGCCCACCGAAGGGCGGGTACTGGTCAATAACTACAACATTGGGGAAATGAAAAAACGGCAGATTCCTTACCTGCGGCGCACGCTTGGCGTGGTGTTTCAGGATTTTCGCCTGATCGTGAATAAGACGGTCTATGAAAACGTCGCCTTTGCGATGCGGACGATCGGCGCCAAAAGCCGCGCGATCAAAGAACGCGTGCCGTATGTGCTCGATCTGGTCGGCCTTGCGGAAAAGGCCGGTGAAAAGCCGATGAACCTTTCGGGCGGCGAGCAGCAGCGTGTCGCGGTGGCCCGCGCGCTGGTCAATAATCCGCGCCTGATCATTGCGGACGAACCGACTGGCAACCTTGATCCCGCCCGCTCCCTCGAACTGATGACGCTGTTCGAGAAGATCAACGAATTGGGCACGACCGTGCTGATCGTCACGCACGAAAAGGGGCTTGTGGACGAGTTTGAAAAGCGCGTCGTCGTGATCGATCAGGGCGAAATCATCAGCGACCAGACAGGTGGGTACTATAATTATGAGAAGCTTTAG
- a CDS encoding PucR family transcriptional regulator, whose amino-acid sequence MASRLFQSIILQMKDTVDRTIGIVDASGAVIACTDLPRIGEMREEAVTELGFAGELVRFGGYTYHTTGDRTSRMEYAVFVQGEDELARSICSLVAVAINNVKTLYDEKHDKATFVKNIILDNILPGDIYIKSRELHFGNDVPRVVFLIRQQAPADVAAIDVVTSLFPDKQRDFVLHISESDIVVVREVKAGCDLKELTKSAAAIEEALETELSVKSLIGIGSISSQMKDIARSFKEAQTAIEVGGVFDTEKSIISFENLGIGRLIYQLPITLCEMFLTEVFKKGSIDSLDQETLFTIQKFFENNLNVSETSRKLFVHRNTLVYRLEKIKKLTGLDLREFDHAIVFKVALMVRKYLASREENNR is encoded by the coding sequence ATGGCTTCGAGATTGTTCCAGTCGATCATTTTGCAGATGAAGGATACGGTGGATCGCACCATTGGCATCGTGGATGCTTCAGGAGCGGTTATCGCATGCACCGATCTGCCTCGTATCGGTGAGATGCGCGAGGAAGCGGTCACCGAGCTTGGCTTTGCCGGAGAGTTGGTGCGCTTTGGCGGATATACTTACCACACCACGGGGGACAGGACCTCCCGCATGGAGTACGCCGTGTTTGTACAGGGCGAGGATGAGCTTGCCCGCAGCATTTGTTCGCTGGTGGCAGTCGCGATCAACAACGTCAAGACGCTTTATGATGAAAAGCACGACAAGGCGACTTTTGTAAAAAACATCATTCTGGATAATATCCTGCCCGGCGATATCTACATCAAGTCCCGCGAACTGCACTTTGGGAACGATGTGCCGCGCGTGGTATTCCTGATCCGCCAGCAGGCCCCGGCGGACGTCGCCGCCATCGACGTGGTGACCAGCCTGTTTCCGGACAAGCAGCGCGATTTTGTGCTGCATATTTCGGAGAGCGATATCGTCGTCGTTCGCGAGGTCAAGGCCGGCTGTGATTTGAAGGAGCTGACCAAGTCCGCCGCGGCGATCGAAGAGGCGCTCGAAACCGAGCTTTCGGTCAAGAGCCTGATTGGCATCGGTTCGATCTCGTCCCAGATGAAGGACATCGCCCGCTCCTTTAAGGAAGCGCAGACCGCGATTGAGGTCGGCGGCGTGTTCGATACGGAAAAGAGTATCATCAGCTTTGAAAACCTCGGCATTGGCCGACTGATCTATCAGCTTCCGATCACGCTGTGCGAAATGTTCTTGACCGAGGTGTTCAAAAAAGGCTCTATCGATTCGCTCGATCAGGAAACGCTCTTTACCATTCAAAAGTTTTTTGAGAACAACCTGAACGTGTCCGAGACTTCGCGCAAGTTGTTCGTGCACCGCAACACGCTGGTGTACCGTCTGGAAAAGATCAAGAAGCTCACCGGTCTCGATCTGCGCGAGTTTGACCACGCGATCGTATTCAAGGTCGCGCTCATGGTACGCAAGTATCTGGCGAGCCGCGAGGAGAACAACCGGTAA
- a CDS encoding pseudouridine synthase, giving the protein MPGMRLDKILTHLNCGSRREVAAWVRAGRVTVDGQTVRDPAYKADPDLAALTLDGRALCYRAQRYYMLNKPAGVITANRDGRHQTVMELFPENERKGLFAIGRLDKDTEGLLLITDDGALSHALMAPGRHVQKLYEAVCDGELAPDAEARFHEGLTLGDGTVCRPAALEIVRDAPALTVRVTLCEGKYHQVKRMLKAVGAEVTALKRLSIGALGLDTSLASGAYRPLTEAEIALLRPSEGLAAATSTKK; this is encoded by the coding sequence ATGCCCGGAATGCGTTTGGATAAAATTCTCACACATCTCAACTGCGGCAGCAGGCGCGAGGTCGCCGCGTGGGTCCGCGCGGGCCGTGTGACAGTGGACGGACAAACCGTACGCGATCCCGCGTATAAGGCCGATCCCGATCTTGCCGCGCTCACGCTGGACGGCAGGGCGCTTTGTTACCGCGCGCAGCGGTATTATATGCTCAATAAACCCGCCGGCGTCATAACCGCCAACAGGGACGGCCGCCATCAAACGGTGATGGAACTGTTTCCCGAGAACGAACGCAAGGGCCTGTTTGCGATCGGCCGGCTAGATAAGGACACGGAAGGGCTGCTTTTGATCACGGACGACGGCGCTTTGAGCCACGCGCTCATGGCCCCGGGCCGCCATGTGCAAAAGCTGTACGAAGCCGTGTGCGATGGTGAGCTCGCGCCGGACGCCGAAGCCCGTTTTCACGAGGGGCTGACGCTGGGGGACGGCACGGTATGCCGCCCCGCCGCGTTGGAGATCGTGCGCGACGCGCCCGCGCTCACCGTGCGCGTGACCCTGTGCGAGGGCAAGTACCATCAAGTGAAACGCATGCTCAAAGCCGTGGGGGCGGAGGTGACCGCGCTCAAGCGGCTGTCGATCGGCGCGCTGGGGCTGGACACGTCGCTCGCGTCCGGCGCATACCGTCCGCTGACGGAGGCTGAAATCGCGCTTTTGCGCCCTTCGGAGGGGCTTGCCGCGGCGACCTCAACAAAAAAATAA
- a CDS encoding DUF4830 domain-containing protein has protein sequence MIVYATKVSVKKAIAGVLVVGAVVWGVSALVPDAAEPASAEATAAEGMDAKLKNNEQRVALLNSFGWKVEPEPRSEREVQVPKTFDETYEAYNAIQLAQGLDLTPYQGKRATLYTYELTEYPSGAEGVTANLLIRKNKLIAADISAAEADGFVHGITGMPEEKTAAPQTGQPQQDGQTPPEEGAETPSEGTAAPDATPSEDAAAPSDSAETPPADAGDTPESAPSE, from the coding sequence ATGATCGTTTACGCAACTAAGGTATCGGTAAAAAAGGCGATTGCGGGCGTTTTAGTGGTCGGTGCGGTCGTGTGGGGCGTATCGGCGCTTGTGCCCGACGCGGCGGAACCGGCCAGCGCGGAGGCTACGGCGGCCGAGGGGATGGACGCCAAACTAAAGAACAATGAGCAGCGCGTCGCGCTTCTAAACAGCTTCGGCTGGAAGGTCGAACCGGAGCCGCGCAGCGAGCGCGAGGTGCAGGTGCCCAAGACCTTCGATGAAACATACGAGGCCTACAACGCCATTCAGCTCGCGCAGGGCCTCGATCTAACGCCCTATCAGGGCAAACGCGCCACGCTTTACACCTATGAACTGACCGAATATCCCAGCGGGGCGGAGGGCGTGACCGCCAATTTGCTCATCCGCAAAAACAAGCTGATCGCGGCCGATATCAGCGCCGCCGAGGCGGACGGCTTTGTGCACGGGATCACCGGCATGCCGGAGGAAAAGACGGCCGCGCCGCAGACCGGCCAGCCCCAGCAGGACGGCCAGACCCCGCCGGAGGAAGGCGCGGAAACGCCTTCTGAGGGCACGGCGGCGCCCGACGCGACTCCATCAGAGGACGCGGCCGCCCCATCCGACAGTGCGGAGACCCCGCCGGCGGACGCCGGCGATACGCCAGAAAGCGCGCCAAGCGAGTAA